One Sandaracinaceae bacterium genomic region harbors:
- a CDS encoding PilZ domain-containing protein: MGDERRQARRYALWIPVQVQAGDDVQMLAVSKNISWGGVLVIAGASLEAGERVHMTLQVPGEDARELAGEIIRVEPNEEDPDGLWRYRLAVRFDETVSDLEPAFERLEGKAPL, encoded by the coding sequence ATGGGGGACGAGCGGCGGCAAGCCAGGCGGTACGCGTTGTGGATCCCGGTGCAGGTGCAGGCCGGGGACGACGTGCAGATGCTCGCGGTGAGCAAGAACATCAGCTGGGGCGGCGTCCTGGTGATCGCGGGCGCGTCGCTCGAGGCGGGCGAGCGCGTGCACATGACCTTGCAAGTGCCCGGGGAAGACGCGCGCGAGCTGGCGGGCGAGATCATCCGGGTCGAGCCGAACGAAGAAGACCCGGACGGGCTCTGGCGCTACCGGCTCGCGGTCCGCTTCGACGAGACCGTCTCCGACCTCGAGCCGGCGTTCGAGCGGCTCGAGGGCAAGGCGCCGCTCTGA
- a CDS encoding universal stress protein: MERVLACVDHSDVTAAVLAQAATLARLSGGRLTLLHVAPADPEWVGWEPGPQSVRDDVAAELREAHRATQALADALRPELDVEALCVQGPAVEEIVAMAQKLEADVVVIGAQRRGRLAELFAGSVAKSLFRRIDRPLLVVPAEPVSQR, translated from the coding sequence CTCCGACGTCACCGCCGCCGTGCTCGCCCAGGCGGCCACGCTCGCCCGCCTCTCGGGGGGCCGGCTGACGCTGCTTCACGTCGCGCCGGCCGACCCGGAGTGGGTCGGCTGGGAGCCCGGGCCGCAGTCGGTGCGGGACGACGTCGCGGCGGAGCTGCGCGAGGCGCACCGCGCGACCCAGGCGCTCGCCGACGCGCTGCGGCCCGAGCTCGACGTGGAGGCGCTCTGCGTGCAGGGCCCCGCGGTGGAGGAGATCGTCGCGATGGCGCAGAAGCTCGAGGCCGACGTGGTGGTCATCGGCGCCCAGCGCCGCGGCCGCCTGGCGGAGCTGTTCGCGGGCAGCGTGGCCAAGTCCCTCTTCCGCCGGATCGATCGCCCGCTGCTCGTGGTCCCGGCGGAGCCCGTCAGCCAGCGCTGA
- a CDS encoding OmpA family protein gives MRTHMLATNLLGTAMLATLLLSAAGCGRDWETDYNQLQSEHEQTQADLRDANARIDTLQAENGELRGLLEAQGRDMSDLSSVRTQLQAELEAARARERANEQRLASLRAMARQFRDMVAAGQLRVRIVRGNMVVELPENVLFDSGRAELREAAYETLERVAGVLGQVPNRNFLVAGHTDNVPVGRRSRYDSNWELSASRGVAVVRFLSEHGMNAERLAAAGYADTQPVASNADDEGRAQNRRIEIIVLPNLEELPDLSGLENELSGGGDS, from the coding sequence ATGCGCACTCACATGCTCGCGACGAACCTGCTCGGCACGGCGATGCTCGCCACGCTCCTCCTCTCGGCCGCCGGCTGCGGACGGGACTGGGAGACCGACTACAACCAGCTCCAGTCGGAGCACGAGCAGACGCAGGCCGACCTGCGGGACGCCAACGCGCGCATCGACACGCTCCAGGCGGAGAACGGTGAGCTGCGCGGCCTGCTCGAGGCGCAGGGGCGCGACATGAGCGACCTCAGCTCCGTGCGGACCCAGCTGCAGGCGGAGCTCGAGGCGGCCCGGGCGCGAGAGCGCGCGAACGAGCAGCGGCTCGCGTCGCTCCGGGCGATGGCCCGTCAGTTCCGCGACATGGTGGCCGCGGGGCAGCTCCGGGTGCGCATCGTGCGCGGCAACATGGTCGTGGAGCTGCCGGAGAACGTGCTCTTCGACAGCGGCCGGGCCGAGCTGCGCGAGGCGGCCTACGAGACCCTGGAGCGCGTCGCGGGCGTGCTCGGCCAGGTCCCGAACCGCAACTTCCTCGTCGCGGGCCACACCGACAACGTCCCGGTCGGCCGCCGGAGCCGCTACGACAGCAACTGGGAGCTGTCGGCGTCGCGCGGCGTCGCGGTCGTGCGCTTCCTCTCCGAGCACGGCATGAACGCCGAGCGCCTGGCGGCCGCCGGCTACGCCGACACCCAGCCCGTGGCCTCCAACGCCGACGACGAGGGCCGCGCGCAGAACCGCCGCATCGAGATCATCGTGCTGCCGAACCTCGAGGAGCTCCCCGACCTCTCCGGGCTCGAGAACGAGCTCTCCGGCGGCGGCGACAGCTGA